Proteins from one Methanococcus maripaludis C5 genomic window:
- a CDS encoding ABC transporter permease, protein MKNNDFLKFFSLFALSVFILFVLMIVMSIVTNISFETFYYSLFSKEIQFAIKLSLETASIATLLGTLLGVPAAYALARYDFKGKNIVDSIVELPVILPPLITGFALLVFFGNTVFGKFITENLIEILFTYKGTIVAQFFVATPFIIRTSKSVFECIDEKYELIAQSLGSKKYESFLNVVIPMAKNGIIAGVILAWARSIGEFGATMMLAGATKMKTETLPIAVFLNISLGDLEKALAVSLIFLIVATLVLFIIRLILKIGENNDRL, encoded by the coding sequence ATGAAAAATAATGATTTTTTAAAATTTTTTTCACTTTTTGCACTATCTGTATTCATATTATTCGTATTAATGATAGTGATGTCCATCGTTACAAACATATCTTTTGAAACGTTTTACTATTCGTTATTCTCAAAAGAAATCCAGTTTGCAATAAAATTAAGCCTTGAAACTGCTAGCATTGCGACACTGCTTGGAACATTGCTTGGCGTTCCTGCAGCATACGCACTTGCAAGATACGACTTCAAAGGAAAAAATATCGTGGACAGTATTGTCGAACTTCCAGTAATTCTTCCTCCATTAATAACAGGCTTTGCTTTACTGGTATTTTTTGGGAATACCGTGTTTGGAAAATTTATAACTGAAAATCTAATCGAAATCCTTTTTACATACAAAGGAACGATAGTTGCACAGTTTTTCGTTGCAACACCATTTATTATAAGAACATCAAAATCAGTATTTGAATGCATTGATGAAAAGTACGAACTTATTGCTCAAAGTCTCGGCTCTAAAAAATACGAAAGTTTCCTCAATGTCGTAATTCCAATGGCCAAAAATGGAATTATTGCAGGAGTGATACTTGCCTGGGCACGAAGCATTGGGGAATTTGGAGCTACAATGATGCTTGCAGGGGCTACAAAGATGAAAACAGAAACGCTTCCAATCGCAGTGTTTTTAAATATTTCACTTGGAGACCTTGAAAAAGCACTTGCCGTATCCCTGATATTTTTAATTGTAGCAACTTTGGTATTATTTATAATTAGATTAATTTTAAAAATAGGTGAGAACAATGATAGACTTTAA
- a CDS encoding Rossmann-like domain-containing protein, whose amino-acid sequence MIDFKSELERIATENHLLDETIEIKPVNVNLESKTIDDYPLMQGKEFLLRAFFKGDVGDAFTNNLIEFNGKLSEVIASGSPQMIIAALNSVMKNLKMVEKSEHCIKGEPEVCAKELSDFLLTELGKDIKIGVIGYHPAIIRQMVTTFGKDQVIASDMDLDTIGRIRQGIVIMHGSMNEHLIENSDIILSTGSTAANGSLEEILNYTKKYDKRIIFYGTTVACAAKMLDLERFCALGK is encoded by the coding sequence ATGATAGACTTTAAATCAGAATTAGAAAGAATAGCAACTGAAAACCATCTTTTAGATGAAACTATTGAGATAAAACCAGTTAATGTAAATTTAGAATCAAAAACCATCGATGATTATCCATTAATGCAGGGAAAAGAATTTTTACTCCGTGCATTCTTTAAAGGCGATGTTGGAGATGCATTTACAAACAACCTCATTGAATTTAACGGCAAACTCTCAGAAGTTATTGCTTCAGGAAGTCCTCAAATGATTATTGCTGCACTAAATTCAGTCATGAAAAATCTGAAAATGGTTGAAAAATCAGAGCACTGTATAAAAGGAGAACCTGAAGTCTGTGCAAAAGAATTATCTGACTTTTTACTAACAGAACTTGGAAAAGACATAAAAATTGGAGTTATTGGATACCACCCTGCAATAATAAGACAGATGGTAACCACATTTGGAAAAGATCAAGTTATTGCAAGTGACATGGATCTAGATACAATTGGAAGGATTAGACAGGGAATTGTAATAATGCACGGTAGTATGAACGAACATTTAATCGAAAACTCCGATATCATCCTTTCAACAGGAAGTACTGCTGCAAATGGGAGTTTAGAAGAAATTTTAAACTATACAAAAAAATACGATAAAAGAATAATATTCTATGGAACAACTGTAGCATGTGCAGCAAAAATGCTCGATTTAGAAAGATTCTGTGCCCTTGGAAAATAA
- a CDS encoding ATP-binding cassette domain-containing protein — protein MLVIENLRKNLSNFELYIDKLEIKDDDYFVFLGLSGSGKTTILEMIAGFIKPDSGKIILNGEDITDKPINERKIVLCNGKYLFPHLTIQKNIEYGIKHLPKSEKKEKVDNISKLLNITHLLNRKPERLSSGEQQRVALAMALVMDPEIILLDEPLSSLDRLLHEKLMYDLKEVHKSSNVTFIHVTHDFSEAAVLSNKMAILRNGKIEQIGTLQNVLKHPKNEFVAKFVGIKNILYGNCIKKYENYIIQLLGFEIPIKEASYGEITPDTFPQILRNWSFFVSLANYGEITLGIFPKDIKFSKKYENDPETYSGKIKSIVPSGPFDSKAVIEFNNIELISEMPNSELLKNPLKKGDSIEFYIESISIIG, from the coding sequence ATGCTTGTAATTGAAAACTTGAGAAAAAATCTCAGTAATTTTGAATTGTATATCGATAAACTTGAAATTAAGGATGACGATTACTTCGTATTCTTGGGTTTGAGCGGTAGCGGTAAAACTACAATTCTTGAAATGATTGCAGGATTCATTAAACCCGATTCTGGAAAAATAATTCTAAATGGAGAAGATATTACAGATAAACCGATAAATGAGCGAAAAATTGTTCTTTGTAATGGTAAATATCTATTTCCCCATTTAACGATTCAAAAAAATATAGAATACGGGATAAAACATCTGCCAAAATCTGAAAAAAAGGAAAAAGTAGACAACATTTCAAAATTACTTAATATTACGCATCTGCTAAACCGAAAACCCGAAAGATTGAGCAGTGGTGAACAGCAACGAGTGGCTCTTGCAATGGCACTGGTAATGGATCCCGAAATAATATTGTTAGATGAACCACTATCATCACTTGATAGATTACTCCATGAAAAATTGATGTATGATTTAAAAGAGGTTCACAAGTCTTCAAATGTCACATTCATACACGTTACCCACGACTTTTCAGAAGCCGCAGTTTTGTCAAATAAAATGGCGATACTTAGAAATGGAAAAATCGAACAGATTGGAACACTGCAAAATGTATTAAAACATCCTAAAAACGAGTTTGTTGCAAAATTCGTTGGAATTAAAAATATACTTTATGGAAACTGCATAAAAAAATATGAAAATTATATTATTCAACTTCTAGGCTTTGAAATACCAATCAAAGAGGCGAGTTATGGTGAAATAACACCGGACACATTCCCCCAAATACTGCGTAACTGGTCGTTTTTCGTGAGCCTTGCAAATTATGGTGAAATAACACTAGGAATATTTCCAAAAGATATTAAATTTTCAAAAAAATATGAAAACGACCCGGAAACATATTCTGGAAAAATAAAAAGCATTGTTCCATCAGGCCCATTCGATTCAAAAGCTGTGATCGAATTTAACAATATAGAACTGATTTCAGAAATGCCAAATAGTGAACTCTTGAAAAATCCGTTGAAAAAAGGAGATTCCATAGAATTTTATATCGAATCGATATCAATAATCGGATAA
- a CDS encoding molybdopterin molybdotransferase MoeA, which translates to MISVPEAENILKKFKFEKTENVDLFNSYGGILAKDIASTQDIPEFRKSNMDGYAVTSPCLESYVLIDEVHAGDFRDLKIKDNECVWVATGGKVPENACCVVPVENTIIENKIMRISEIPDNSYVVEKGSDISNGDLVLEKGSLINERNIGLIASLGISELKVYKTPKVAIISTGDELEKISDVNSKSIAGIVKKSGCEPVFLGISKDNKTELRNKIIEALAYDVIVTSGGVSAGKKDFTAEIIAELGTILFHGVKMRPGKPVLAGEIDGVPIICTPGKVTSCIICSYLFLYPLLCKFSNSKKCKRIVNAKIMGEFKKESDKRFYLPVVYDNGFVKPVFKDSSHITSIAYSNAIVELKEGVSIADGEVEVWLYD; encoded by the coding sequence ATGATATCGGTACCTGAAGCGGAAAATATTTTAAAAAAATTTAAATTTGAAAAAACGGAAAATGTAGATCTTTTTAATTCATACGGAGGTATTCTCGCAAAAGATATTGCATCAACCCAAGATATTCCAGAATTTAGAAAATCTAACATGGATGGATACGCCGTAACAAGCCCTTGTTTAGAATCTTACGTTTTAATAGATGAAGTACATGCAGGGGATTTTAGGGATTTAAAAATAAAAGATAATGAATGTGTATGGGTTGCAACCGGTGGTAAGGTTCCTGAAAACGCATGCTGTGTGGTTCCTGTTGAAAACACGATAATTGAAAATAAAATAATGCGTATATCTGAAATTCCAGACAATTCTTACGTGGTCGAAAAAGGATCTGATATTTCAAATGGGGACTTGGTTTTAGAAAAGGGAAGTTTAATTAATGAACGAAATATCGGTTTGATTGCTTCTTTAGGAATTTCTGAATTAAAGGTATACAAAACACCAAAAGTTGCGATAATCTCAACAGGGGATGAACTCGAAAAAATTTCAGATGTGAATTCAAAATCTATTGCAGGGATCGTTAAGAAATCTGGTTGTGAACCTGTTTTTTTAGGAATATCTAAAGATAATAAAACAGAATTAAGAAATAAAATAATAGAAGCATTAGCTTATGACGTAATAGTAACTTCTGGGGGAGTTTCTGCGGGAAAAAAAGATTTTACAGCGGAAATCATAGCGGAGCTTGGAACCATACTATTTCACGGGGTAAAAATGAGGCCTGGAAAACCAGTTCTTGCAGGCGAAATTGACGGAGTTCCAATTATTTGCACCCCTGGAAAAGTTACATCATGTATAATCTGTTCATATCTATTCCTTTACCCACTACTCTGTAAGTTTTCCAACTCCAAAAAATGTAAAAGAATTGTAAATGCAAAAATAATGGGTGAATTTAAAAAAGAATCTGATAAAAGATTTTATTTACCTGTCGTGTATGATAATGGATTTGTAAAACCAGTATTTAAAGATTCAAGCCATATCACATCTATTGCCTATTCAAATGCAATAGTTGAATTAAAAGAAGGAGTTTCAATTGCAGATGGCGAAGTTGAAGTCTGGCTCTACGACTAG